In Roseofilum reptotaenium CS-1145, the genomic window CCTACAAAGGAGAAATTACCAACCAAGCGGGAGAAGTCATTTCCACATTTGCTCTGAAACCCGAAACTATCCTCGATGAAGTGCGCGCGGGTGGGCGTATTCCCCTGCTCATCGGACGCAGTTTAACCGATAAAACCCGCGAAGCTTTGGGGTATGAAACCAGTCCTTTGTTTACCCGTCCCAGCGTACCGAGCGATACCGGGAAAGGCTTCACCCTAGCGCAGAAAATGGTCGGGAAAGCCTGCGGACTCCCAGGTGTGCGTCCGGGAACCTCCTGTGAACCGATCATGACGACGGTTGGTTCTCAGGATACCACGGGACCGATGACTAGGGATGAGTTGAAAGAACTCGCCTGTTTGGGTTTCAACGCAGATTTAACCTTACAAACCTTCTGCCATACCGCCGCCTATCCGAAACCGGTAGACATCAAAACCCACAAGGACTTACCCGACTTCTTCTCGACTCGTGCCGGGGTTGCTCTGCGTCCGGGAGATGGCATCATCCACTCCTGGCTCAACCGGATGCTCTTACCGGACACCGTAGGCACGGGGGGCGATTCCCACACCCGTTTCCCCCTGGGTATTTCCTTCCCCGCCGGTTCCGGGTTGGTCGCATTTGCGGCTGCTCTGGGCGTGATGCCGTTGGATATGCCAGAGTCGGTGTTAGTCAAGTTTACGGGAGAGTTGCAACCGGGGGTTACCCTGCGCGATATCGTCAACGCCATCCCCTGGGTAGCCATGCAACAGGGTAAGCTGACTGTCGCCAAAGAGAACAAAATCAATGTGTTCAATGGGCGCATTATGGAGATGGAAGGCTTACCGGACTTGAAGTTGGAGCAAGCGTTTGAGCTAACGGATGCCACGGCAGAGCGTTCTTGCGCTGGTTCTACGATTAAGTTAAGTGCGGAGACAGTGGCTGAGTATCTGCGATCGAATATTGTATTGATGAAAAACATGATCGCTCGCGGCTATGAGGATGCCGTTACTCTCACTCGTCGCATTGCCAAAATGGAGCAATGGTTGGCAAACCCAGAGTTAATGTCAGCCGATGCAGATGCCGAGTATACCGATCGCATCGAGGTCAATTTAAGCGAGATAAAACAACCCATTGTTGCCGCTCCCAATGACCCGGATAATGTCAAGTTAATGAGCGAATGTTCTGGCGATCGAATTGATGAAGTATTCATCGGTTCTTGTATGACCAATATCGGCCATTATCGGGCAGCCGCGAAGATTTTGGAAGGCGCAGGAACGGTAAAAGGTCGCCTCTGGATCTGTCCCCCAACCCGCATGGATGAACAACAGTTACGGGATGAAGGAATGTACGGTATTTTTGCCGCTTCTGGCGCAAGAACGGAAAT contains:
- the acnB gene encoding bifunctional aconitate hydratase 2/2-methylisocitrate dehydratase, which encodes MFLDDYRQHAQERAALGIPPLPLDAAQASELCELLKDPPEELKEELLMLLRDRTPPGVDEAAYVKAGFLTAVAKDEIQCPLISHQGAIDLLGTMVGGYNVRSLVDILKSNDNGMASEAAAALSKTTLVFDAFNEVLELSEVNPYAKQVIDAWANAVWFIRRPKVAEAITVTVFKVPGETNTDDLSPAPHATTRPDIPLHALAMLESRMPEGLETIAKLKENGHPVAYVGDVVGTGSSRKSAINSVLWHIGEDIPFIPNKRAGGYILGSKIAPIFFNTAEDSGALPIECDVSNLNTGDIITIHPYKGEITNQAGEVISTFALKPETILDEVRAGGRIPLLIGRSLTDKTREALGYETSPLFTRPSVPSDTGKGFTLAQKMVGKACGLPGVRPGTSCEPIMTTVGSQDTTGPMTRDELKELACLGFNADLTLQTFCHTAAYPKPVDIKTHKDLPDFFSTRAGVALRPGDGIIHSWLNRMLLPDTVGTGGDSHTRFPLGISFPAGSGLVAFAAALGVMPLDMPESVLVKFTGELQPGVTLRDIVNAIPWVAMQQGKLTVAKENKINVFNGRIMEMEGLPDLKLEQAFELTDATAERSCAGSTIKLSAETVAEYLRSNIVLMKNMIARGYEDAVTLTRRIAKMEQWLANPELMSADADAEYTDRIEVNLSEIKQPIVAAPNDPDNVKLMSECSGDRIDEVFIGSCMTNIGHYRAAAKILEGAGTVKGRLWICPPTRMDEQQLRDEGMYGIFAASGARTEMPGCSLCMGNQARVEDNATVFSTSTRNFNNRMGKGARVYLGSAELAAVCALLGKIPTVDEYLDIVAKKVDPFKAELYRYLNFNEIENFEDFGRVIPVEQMPKLEEAVV